The genomic region TATTAACATCAACTCTACCAAGTCAATGACTGGGCATTTATTGGGTGCTGCGGGTGCTATCGAAGCCGTAGCCTCTATCTTGGCGATTAAGCACGGTATAGTGCCGCCTACTATCAACTTTGAACACCCTGATGAGAAGATCGACCAACGCCTTAATTTTACCTTTAATAAGGCTCAGAAACGCGATGTGAAGGTTGCGATGAGCAATACTTTTGGCTTTGGAGGTCATAACGCTTGTTTGCTATTTAAAAAGACAGTGTAAGGAGTTGTGATAAACTTTAAGAAAATATTTAATATCTCCCGTCTTACTTCAAGGAAGAAAGACGGGGTTTTTTATTTGAAGATTAAAACGCTTTTGGGCTTTGAGCCTAAGCGTTTATCGCTTTATAGTGAGGCTTTTACGCACCCCTCATATCAGTATCAGAAGGAAGGACGCAAGAGCTACGAACGTTTAGAATTCTTAGGGGATGCCATACTGGGGGCGGTAATTGCTGATTATATCTTCACTAATGCCCCTCAAGAGGATGAGGGCTATCTCACTAAAATGCGCTCAAAGATCGTAGAGCGACGCAACCTCGATCAATTGGGGGAAGAGCTCAATCTCTTGGGCTTTTTGCGTACGAAACTCTCACCAAGGCAACTCGGCAATCATATCAATGGAAACCTCTTTGAGGCATTGGTAGGGGCTATTTACTTGGACAGGGGTTACAAAGCGTGTTTTGAGTTTATTGAGCGTAAACTAATTATACCTAACATCAACATTAAGAGCTTAGAGGGAAAAGTAATCAGCCATAAGAGTCTGCTTATCGAATGGTGCCAAAAGCACAAAAAAGACTTCTCGATAGAAGCTGAGGAAGATAACGAAGACTGCTCAGGCTCAAAATACTTTAAGGCAAAGGTGGAAGTCAATGGGTTAGGCATTAGCAAAGCACGGGCTACCTCAAAGAAGAAGGCAGAAGAGCTTGCCGCTAAACGGCTGTGTTACAAGATTGAAGGTAAGTATCGCAAAATAGATGTGAAATGAAAATAGTACTTTTATCGGACACACACGCTTACATTGATGAGCGAATGCTGCACTACATCGCTCAGGCAGATGAGGTGTGGCACTGTGGTGACTTTGGTTCGCTGCAAGTGATTGAAGCTATTGAGGCAGTCAAGCCGCTCAGGGGCGTTTATGGCAATATTGACGATGCTACTATCCGCAGCGCATTCCCTGAGGTAAACTGCTTCACGGTGGAAGGTGTAAAAGTGCTGATGGTGCACATTGGTGGTTATCCTAATAAATACACGCCCTTAGCTAAGCAATACATTGAGAAAGAGCACCCTAAGCTATTTATTTCAGGGCACTCGCACATCTTAAAGGTGATGTACGACAAGAAATACCAACTACTGCACCTCAACCCTGGTGCCGCGGGGCTTCACGGGTGGCAAACGGTGCGCACAATGCTGCGCTTTGAGCTCAATAAGGGCGAAGTAAAAAACTTAGAGATTATTGAATTGAGCGGCAAAAAATAAGCACTTAAAGCGGTAATGATCCTCTCTAAGTGCTTGTTGATATATAAAAAACTTATTATTTTCTTCCGTAACCTATTTGGATATACTCAAAACCTTTTTGAGGAAGGTTGAAAGAGTTATACTGATTTCGTCCGTCGAAGATTACTTTTTCTTTGAGGAGCTTAGCAACTTCATCAAAGTCGGGTGAGCGGAACTCTTTCCACTCAGTGAGTAGAATCATTGCATCGGCTTCTTTAAGTGCATCATATTTACTTTCGACATAATCCACAGGGACGTCTTTGAGGTAGCAAGCCTTTGCCTCGTACACTGCCTTGGGGTCGTAAGCGCGAATGTGCGCTCCTCGCTTGGCTAATTCCTTGATAACGTAGATAGCAGGTGCCTCACGCATATCATCAGTTTCAGGCTTAAAAGAGAGCCCCCAGACGGCAAAAGTGCGCTCGCGGAGGTCTTCACCAAAGCGTGCGATTACCTTCTGAGCTATGACGTATTTCTGACGATTATTCACATTGTCAACAGCGGAAATGAGCTCTGCCTCGTAATGTACTTCTTCGGCTAACTTCTTCAATGCTAACACATCTTTTGGAAAGCAAGAGCCTCCGTATCCGCATCCTGGATAGATAAAGCTATAGCCAATGCGTGTATCCGAGCCAATTCCAATGCGTACCTTATTGACATCGGCACCAACGCGCTCGCAGATGTTAGCTATTTCGTTCATAAAAGAGATTTTTGTAGCGAGCATCGCATTGGAAGCGTACTTGGTCATCTCTGCCGAACGGATATCCATCGCAATAAAGCCGTCGTGCTGCATAAAGAAAGGCGCATAGAGGGTACGCATCTTCTTAAAAGCAGCTTCACTCTCAGCGCCTATAACCACCCTATCGGGCTTCATAAAATCAGGGACAGCCTTGCCTTCTTTAAGAAACTCAGGGTTAGAGACTACCTCAAAAGGGATGTCTACACCACGCTTCTTAAGGGCAGCAGCAATGGTGACTCGTACCTTATCGGCAGTACCCACGGGCACCGTTGATTTATCAACGACGATGAGCTCTCCCTGCATCACCTCTCCAATTTGCTTTGCCACTGACAACACATATTGCAAGTCGGCTGAGCCATCATCGCCCATAGGGGTGCCTACGGCGATAAAAGCTATTTCAGCATTGTGGAGCGCTTCGCCAAGCTCTGTGGTGAAAAAGAGGTTCTTACTGGCTACATTGCGTTGCACCATTGCCTCTAAACCTGGTTCGTAAATGGGGACAATCCCCTCGCGGAGGCGTTGTATTTTGTGCTTATCGACATCTACACAGGTAACACTATTGCCCATTTCAGCAAAGCAAGTGCCTGATACTAAGCCTACATATCCTGTGCCTATCACTGCTATTCTCATATATTCAGTTGCTAAATTTCGGCAAAGATACAATTTTATTAGAAATACTAACGCTATGAGATAGACAAATCTTCTTATAGAGAAGTGTTTATTCAAAACTTTTATATACTTTTGCAAAAAATTTATCACTAATGAAATTAAAAAACACAATCGCTGTGTGTGCCTTAGCCTTGGCTACGGTATGCACCACTGGTGAGCTTTACGCTCAGAAGAAACAAGTAAAGAACCAGAGCCCTAAGGCTATGACTTCTGCTAAGAAGGCAAACCCTTACGGCAATCCTTCGGACGTAAAAGCCGAAGCAGGAGCTTTTAAGCTCGTAACGCTACCTTACGCTTACGATGCTGTCGACACTTATATCGATGCCGAAACAATGTTCATCCACTTTTCAAAGCACTACGTGGGCTATCTGAACAATCTCAACAAGGCTGTGGAAGGCAAGCCACAAGCGAAGCAATCTATCGAAGAAGTGCTTAAAACAATGGATATGAGCAATGCTGCCCTACGAAATAACGCAGGTGGATATTACAACCATACGCTTTATTTTGGGCTTATTTCGCCTAAAGGGGGTGGAGAACCTACTGGGGCATTAGCAGAGGCTATTAAGCGTGATTTTGGCAGTTTTGAGAATTTTAAGAAGGCTTTTTCAGATGCGGGTGCGAAACGCTTTGGATCGGGCTGGGCTTGGCTTGTGGTGAAAGATGGCAAGCTGCAAGTGGTAAGTACTGCCAACCAAGATTGTCCATTGATGCCTAATTTGGAGGTATCAGGGACGCCTATCCTTGCAATGGATGTGTGGGAGCACGCTTATTACTTGAAATATCAGAATAAGCGCGGTGACTATATTGCGAACTTCTTCAACGTCATTGATTGGAACAAAGTAGCTGAACTTTACCAATCAGCTAAATAGTTTTTAGAAGATATAGAAAAGGCTGGTAAGAGTGGTTTTTAAAAACACTTTTACCAGCCTTATCTTTATATATGTGTTTTACTGTATCATCGCCCAGAGTTTGTCTTTTAACTGTGCGATGCCTTTCCCTGATACTGATGAGATAAATAGGAAAGGTGTACCTTCTAACTTGTCTTTAATATCTGCTTTTATTGCCTCTGTAAGCTCTTCATCGAGCATATCGCTCTTGGAGATAGCTATCAGCCGCTCTTTGTCCAACAACTCAGGGTTGTACTCCGATAGTTCATTGAGCAATACGTGGTACTCCTCTACGATGTCCTTACTATCAGCAGGAATGAGGAACAATAGCACCGAATTACGTTCTATATGGCGGAGGAAGTAATGCCCCAAACCTTTGCCTTCTGCAGCCCCTTCGATAATACCAGGGATATCAGCCACCACAAACGACTTATAGTCTCTGTATTCCACGATGCCTAAGTTAGGCTTCAGCGTGGTGAAAGGGTAATCACCAATTTTGGGTTTAGCAGAGGTAATCACTGAGAGCAGGGTTGATTTCCCAGCATTAGGAAAGCCTACAAAGCCCACATCAGCAAGCACTTTAAGCTCTAAGAGCAGCTCGCGCTCTTCACCAGCAAGCCCTGGCTGTGCATAGCGCGGCGTTTGATTGGTAGCCGTGCGAAAGTGCCAATTGCCTAAGCCACCTTTGCCACCACGCAAGGCGATGAGCTCTTGCCCATCTTCGGTGATCTCAAGCAGTATTTCCTCAGTCTCAGCGTCTTTTACGATGGTACCCAGTGGTACCTCCAAGTATACATCTTCACCATCGGCACCTGTGCTACGGTTAGCTCCACCACTCTCGCCGTGCCCCGCTTGGAAATGCTTTTGGAACTTGAAGTGAATGAGTGTCCATAGGTTTTTATTGCCGCGTATGATGATATGCCCCCCTCTGCCGCCATCGCCCCCATCAGGGCCTCCCTTAGCAATAAATTTTTCGCGATGTAGGTGCATAGACCCCTTGCCCCCGTTGCCAGAGGCGGCGTAAACCTTTACGTAGTCGGTGAAATTGCCTTCGGTCATTAGCCTTTAATGGTGTCGATAGTGTCGGATAGGCGCTTGGTGATCTCTTCAATGGTGCCAATACCATCTACGGAGTGATATTTACCCTGCTTTTTGTAGTAATCCATCAGAGGGGCAGTCTTCTCGTTGTATTCCACAAAGCGGTTGCGTATTTTGGTTTCATCCTGATCGTCAGCACGGCCGCTTACCTTTCCGCGTTCTACGATGCGCTTTACGAGTACTTCATCGTCAGCCTCTAAGGCTACGGTAGCGCGGATACTCATTCCTTTGCCTTCTAAGAAAGCGTCTAAAGCCTCTGCCTGTGCTATGGTGCGTGGGAAACCATCAAAGAGGAAGCCTTCTGCCTCAGGGTTCTTTTCCACTTCCTCTTGCAGCATTTGTATGGTTACTTCATCAGGCACTAAATCCCCGCGATCGATATACGATTGTGCCAGCTTGCCGAGCTTAGTGGCGTTACTGATGTTATAGCGGAAGAGATCTCCTGTGGAGATATGCACTAAGTTGTATTTGTCTTTCAGGAAGGCTGCTTGGGTGCCTTTGCCAGCCCCAGGTTTGCCAAAGAGTACGATATTTGTCATTGATGTGTTTAATTGATATACTTGCGGAAGATTTCGTGCCAGCCCATCGAAATCGAGCCCGTAGCCGAGAATAAAGCGGTTAGGGATAGGTTTGCCCACATAGTCTATTTTAAGTGTTTTTTTATAAGCATCAGGCTTAAAGAAGAGCGTAGCGATGCGCAGTGAGGCTACCTTCTTATCTTCAAAGATGCGGTAGAGTTCCTCCAAGGTGTTCCCCGTATCGATAATGTCTTCGAGAATCACCACATCACGCCCTTCTACATCTACATCTAATCCGATGAGTTGCTTTACCTTACCCGTAGAATGCATACCTTGATAGGAAGACATTTTCACAAAGCTAATTTCGCAGTCGGCATTGTAGTGGCGGATAAAGTCGGCAGCAAACATAAAAGCCCCATTAAGCACTACCACAAAGAGCGGCACGCGCCCATCTAAGTCGGTGCGCACTTCGCTTGCCAAACGCTCGGCAATCTCTTGCAGTTCGTCAGCAGTAACGTAAGGCTCAAAGGCTTTGTCGCGTATTTTAATGATTTCCAATTTTATAAATGTTTAATGATTGATAATATCAGTTTTTAGGACTAAAAGCAGCCAACTAAGGCAGCGTTTCTCCTACGGCAATATCACATCTATGTCCTGGTTGCCCGTGTGGTGGATTGGGTTTGCCTGAGAAACCTTCTTCTGTAACCCCCACTTTGCGTCCGTTGGGGTCAGGTGGAATAACCACTTGTTGTTGTGTTACTGTGGGTTGTGCCCCTTGTGAAGCTGCTTGTGCTACGGGCTTACTACTCAGTGGCGCGCCTACAGGAATATCACAGCGGTGCCCTGGCTGTCCGTGAGGTGGATTGAGTTTTTCACCTTTCTTGCCCACGTAGGTGGGCTGCGACTGTGCTACCTGCACGTATTGCACCTGAGTGCCATCTGAAACCGCAGGCATTGCTTCGCCTTGCCCCACAGGGCGCGCTTGTGAGGAGGCTTGTGCGATCACATTGCTATCATTAGGCAGCGGTGCCCCCACAGCGATGTCGCAACGGTGCCCTGGCTGCCCGTGAGGAGGATTGAGCATTACGGTAGTTTGAGGCGCCTGCACCTGCCGTTGTGAAGGTGTTACTTGACGCAAAAGCTCCTTGGGTTCAGCGCTCTTATCGCGTTGTGCTTCAGCTATCTCAGTATTGGCTGCAGCATCAGCGTCAACGGTGATTTCTTCATTATTGTTGCTTTTGCAGGCTATTAATGTGAGCCATACAAGAGCAGGGATAGTAATCTTTGTATTCATTAATATGCGTTTTCTTTTTGAATTATTTGGCAAAGGTACGGCTATTTTATTTACTGACAAAATAAAATTAATAAAATTTTTTACTTATAGAAGTTTGCCCTATAAAAGCACAAAACGAGGGGTTATAAGGTCATTTCTTCCTCACTATACCAAAAAAGACAGCTCTTAGTGGGCTGCCTTTTTTGTTTTTTAGTTAGTGAAAGAAATAATAATTTACTTTTTAGTGTTGAGTTTTTTAGTGTAGTGATATACACTGTGTGTCATTAATAATTTAATAATAAAGTTATAGAACAGCCTCCCCTATTTGGGTGTTTGGGGAGACTAAAAGTGTATGTATTAGTGATGATTTTAATGTGATGATAGGTAGTCGGCAACACCTTTACGGTCAGCGTGCATAGCCTCCTTACCTTCTTGCCAGTTGGCTGGGCACACCTCGCCATATTGCTGTACGTGAGCGTAAGCGTCTACCAAACGAAGGTACTCACTTACATTGCGCCCTAATGGCATATCGTTGATACTTTCGTGGAACACCTTCCCATCCTCATCAATGAGGTAAGTAGCACGGTAGGTAACGTCGTCGCCTTCATAGAAATATGCATTAGCAGCCTCGTCATATATCTCTTCTGCGTCGAGAATACCAAGTGTGCGTGCCAGATTGCGGTTAGTATCAGCCAGTAGCGGATAAGTTACCCCTTCAATACCTCCCTGTTTCTTAGGGGTATTAAGCCAAGCGAAGTGCACTTCGGCAGTGTCGCAAGAGGCACCGATCACCTTTACATTGCGCTTTTCAAACTCAGCAAGAGCTGCTTGAAAAGCGTGTAGCTCTGTCGGACATACAAAAGTGAAATCCTTTGGATACCAGAACAGTAAAACTTTCTTTTTATTGTTTACTGCTTCTGCAAATACATTGATTTTAAATGTTTCGCCCAAATCATTCATCGCGTTTACTTCGATATTGGGGAATTTCTTTCCTACAAATGACATATATTCTTGTGTTTTTTGATCTTGTTTTCGGGTGCAAAAGTAGGGCGTTTTCTTTAGGAGGAAAGTGTTATTTGATTGAATTAACTTATAGAAAGATAAGTTTTCATTATATTTTTTACAAATAGCTGATTTTCATACTTATAAATAAGTTACTTTCTTTCAAATAGCTCACAAAAATAAGAGCACAAAGGAGATAAATTCTCCTCTGTGCTCTTGTACTTTACACTGATGATAAACAAGTAATCCGCATTAAAAATAAAAATCAAGGTCTTTGAGCAAAGGTGCGTCTTTATCTTTCTCAGATAGGATGATATCGCTGTGGGGAATATGCCAATCAATGGCGATAGTGGGGTCGTCCCAGCGCAGGCTTCCTTCGCTTGTGGAGGCGTAATAGGCATCGCATTTGTATTGGAATATTGCCTCTGGACTGAGCACCACAAAGCCGTGAGCAAAGCCGTGAGGAATGAAGAATTGGCGTTTGTTATCCTCGGTGAGCTCTACGGCGGCGTACTTGCCAAAGGTGGGCGAGGCTTTTCGCAAATCAACGGCTACGTCAAGCACAGCACCTTTCACCACGCGCACGAGCTTGGCTTGGGTGTGGGGTGGTTTCTGAAAGTGGAGCCCGCGTAGCACCCCATAGCTCGATTTCGACTCGTTGTCCTGCACAAAACGCACATCGCACACCTGCTCGGCGAAACGCTGCTGCGAAAACGACTCAAAGAAATAGCCACGCGCATCGGCAAACACCCGTGGCTCAATAATCACTACACCTTCTAAGGCGGTTTTAATCACATTCATCTATTCTTGCTTTACTTCTTCTTTTACCTCATCGGGTTTCACCTCTTCGGTAGGTTGCACTTCTTCCTGCACCTCAGGTACTACTTCTTTTTTGCTCTTCTTAGGCGTTCTGGTGCCCTTCATTCGGGTGATTCTCTCAGAGATTAAGTCGCCCGTAATAAAGTCGATGCTGGGCTGTGTATACGATTTCTGATAGGTTTTAAGTGCCTTCTTGTTGTCGCCCGTCTTCTCGTAGTATTCAGCTAAGAAGAAATCGGGCATAGCGGTTTTGAAGTAGCCGTTATCGCCGACGTATTTAGCCAGCTTTTGCAGCGACTCCCAATCCTGTGAGCGCGTAATGGCAGTGTAGGTAGCCATCACATCGTTGAGCGTAGGTTTCTTCTTTACCCCGAGGTAGTCGTAAATGGTTTGGTATTTCTTTTCTAAGTAATCAAAGATGCCCGTTTCAAGCGGCTCTATCTTGGTTTTGAACTCCTTGCCACCGATAGGCTTATAGATGTCAAAGCAATAATCGAGCGCGCGAGCAATACCGTTGAGGTTTACTGCATTGATGGAAAGGTTTTTAAACTCTTCAAAATAGTAATTGACGGTAGCGTGCACGGGCATAGTGCGGATACTTTTCTCGAGCTGCACCACGCGCTCGTAGTTCTTTTTATTTTCAACATCGGTAGTCGCCATATAGTAAACAATGCGGTGGTTTGAGCCTGCTGCCAAAGCCTGTGCTATTTCCTCGCCAATGCGTGGTGTGCCTATCGGATTGAGGCTCACGAAGAAGTTAAAAGTAGGCTTTTGCTGCAAGAGATAGTAATTTGCCAAAAAGCCTGCCTCGTCAGTAGCGATAATCCCTTTGAGGCTCGCTATGGGGAACTTCCCTTGGATGTAAGGCACTAACTCTGCCGACACAAATTCAAAGAAGCGCGCCGACTCGTTCATAGGGTGGGCTACCTCATCGATGATGGTTACATCCTCAGGGTTGGCATCAATCACCCCAACGACGATGCACTTAGGCATATCGCCATAGCCCTCGTAGTAGCGCACTGCCGACACCACAGGCTCCATCAGCGTTTCTGCCCCGAGCACTACCAACAGTGGATAGGTGTCCTTGTCGGAGTATTTTTCGGGTTTGTAAATAGCGATCTTCTGCTTGCGGTTAAGTCTACCCGAAGAGAAGGTCTCGGTAGTAATCTGTGAAAAGGCATTTTGCCCCATCACCAAAAGGATGAATAGTGTTATTAATTTCTTCATCAGTGGTATTATTTTTTTGTTAGAAAGCTACAAAAGTAGTAAGAATAATTTACGTAGTATGTTTTTTTAAGAATATTTAACATTTCTCAGACGGCTACCGCTGCCTTAATCGTAGGGTAAGGATCGTAGCCCTCGAGGGTGAAATCGGCGTAATCGAAGCTGAAAATATCGGTCTTTGCTGGGTTGAGGTGCATCGTGGGCAACTTGCGTGGCGTGCGGCTGAGCAATAGGTCGACCTGCGTGCGGTGGTTGTTGTAGATATGCACATCGCCAAAAGTGTGGACAAAATCGCCTAACTGCAATCCGCACACTTGGGCGAGCATCATTGTCAGCAGGGCATACGAGGCGATATTAAAGGGCACCCCGAGGAAGGCGTCGGCACTGCGTTGATAGAGCTGGCACGAAAGGCGTCCTTCGGCTACGTAGAACTGAAATAGCGCGTGGCAGGGCGGCAGTGCTGCTTTGCCATTGGCGACATTCTCGGCAAAGCTCTTTGAGGTGTCGGGCAACACCGAGGGGTTCCACGCCGTAACGATAATGCGGCGGCTGTCGGGGTTCGCCTTGAGGGTGTGCACCACCTCACTGAGTTGGTCAATGCCTTCGCTGTTCCAATTGCGCCATTGGTGTCCGTACACGGGTCCTAAATCGCCCTGTGCATCCGCCCACTCGTTCCATATACGCACACCGTGCTCGGTGAGATAGTTGATGTTGGTATCGCCTTTGAGGAACCACAACAACTCGTATATCACCGATTTGAGGTGAATCTTCTTAGTGGTTAGCAAAGGGAAGCCTTGGTTGAGGTCAAAGCGCATTTGATAGCCGAAGACGCTGGTGGTGCCTGTGCCCGTACGGTCGTCCTTTGAATAGCCTTTTGTTAAAATATACTTTAATAAATCGTGATATGCCTGCATAATATTCTTTTAATGAGCGCGCAAAAGTACTAATTTTTTAGTTATTGTGCAAATTAAGCCATCTCTATTCCAAAGGTAAACACATCAAATGCAACACGCACAAACCTCCTCATATCACTAACGATCAATCAGATACAACAACACCCATTACACGCTCATCATAGGTTGGCAAAAATACCATCACAAAATTTTTGCAGATAATGAATTATTTTATACTTTTGCAGCATCTTTTTAACAATACCACAACACAACATCATCCCTCAACATTCTAACCACTAAACACTCATCCCTAACCCCTCTCCATAGGAGGAACCTAAGAGCAAGGTAAGAGGAAGGTAAGAGCAACTACGGTTGCAATACGGTACCAGTACGGATGCAACACGGACTTTCCTCCTAACTAAAAAGGAAGTATTTTAGTATTATTATGAATTACATATTATTCAATTACAAGTCGATTTTGATAAGAATATGGTAAAAATCAATTTGATTTAGCTTCCACCTTTACTACCTCCCCATACAACACAACCTCCAACGTTCCTTTATCAACTTCAAAAGACACCTCTGGTCTCTGTCCTCTGGTCTCTGATCTCTGCTCTCTGCCTTCTGATCTCTGACCTCTGATCTCTATCTTAAGTATTTGATTTCTAAAGTTTATTTTGAAAGAATAGCCTTGCCATTCCTTGGGCAGGATAGGTGCAAAGTGCAGTTTACCATCTTTTACACGCATACCTCCAAAGCCCTCAACAACGCTCATCCAAGTGCCCGCCATTGAGGTGATGTGTAGCCCTTCGTGCACTTCGTGGTTATAGTCGTCGAGGTCAAGGCGTGCCGTGCGTAGGTATAGCCAATAAGCATCATCTTCTTTACCCAAGCGCGCTGCAAGAATGCTGTGTACACAAGGCGAGAGCGACGACTCGTGCACCGTAAAAGGCTCGTAAAACTCATAATGCCGCCTGAGTGCCTCCTCGCTGAAATCATCCTCAAAGAAGTAAAAACCCTGCAACGTATCCGCCTGCTTGATGTAAGGTGATCGCAATATCCTATCCCACGACCAATGCTGATTGATAGGTCTTTGCTCTGTAGGGATCACACTTGTAGGCTTCAGTTCCTTATCTAAGAAACCCTCTTGTTGCAAATAAACGCCATACTTTTCAGAA from Capnocytophaga haemolytica harbors:
- a CDS encoding metallophosphoesterase family protein: MKIVLLSDTHAYIDERMLHYIAQADEVWHCGDFGSLQVIEAIEAVKPLRGVYGNIDDATIRSAFPEVNCFTVEGVKVLMVHIGGYPNKYTPLAKQYIEKEHPKLFISGHSHILKVMYDKKYQLLHLNPGAAGLHGWQTVRTMLRFELNKGEVKNLEIIELSGKK
- the rnc gene encoding ribonuclease III; this translates as MINFKKIFNISRLTSRKKDGVFYLKIKTLLGFEPKRLSLYSEAFTHPSYQYQKEGRKSYERLEFLGDAILGAVIADYIFTNAPQEDEGYLTKMRSKIVERRNLDQLGEELNLLGFLRTKLSPRQLGNHINGNLFEALVGAIYLDRGYKACFEFIERKLIIPNINIKSLEGKVISHKSLLIEWCQKHKKDFSIEAEEDNEDCSGSKYFKAKVEVNGLGISKARATSKKKAEELAAKRLCYKIEGKYRKIDVK
- a CDS encoding UDP-glucose dehydrogenase family protein, with protein sequence MRIAVIGTGYVGLVSGTCFAEMGNSVTCVDVDKHKIQRLREGIVPIYEPGLEAMVQRNVASKNLFFTTELGEALHNAEIAFIAVGTPMGDDGSADLQYVLSVAKQIGEVMQGELIVVDKSTVPVGTADKVRVTIAAALKKRGVDIPFEVVSNPEFLKEGKAVPDFMKPDRVVIGAESEAAFKKMRTLYAPFFMQHDGFIAMDIRSAEMTKYASNAMLATKISFMNEIANICERVGADVNKVRIGIGSDTRIGYSFIYPGCGYGGSCFPKDVLALKKLAEEVHYEAELISAVDNVNNRQKYVIAQKVIARFGEDLRERTFAVWGLSFKPETDDMREAPAIYVIKELAKRGAHIRAYDPKAVYEAKACYLKDVPVDYVESKYDALKEADAMILLTEWKEFRSPDFDEVAKLLKEKVIFDGRNQYNSFNLPQKGFEYIQIGYGRK
- a CDS encoding superoxide dismutase, producing MKLKNTIAVCALALATVCTTGELYAQKKQVKNQSPKAMTSAKKANPYGNPSDVKAEAGAFKLVTLPYAYDAVDTYIDAETMFIHFSKHYVGYLNNLNKAVEGKPQAKQSIEEVLKTMDMSNAALRNNAGGYYNHTLYFGLISPKGGGEPTGALAEAIKRDFGSFENFKKAFSDAGAKRFGSGWAWLVVKDGKLQVVSTANQDCPLMPNLEVSGTPILAMDVWEHAYYLKYQNKRGDYIANFFNVIDWNKVAELYQSAK
- a CDS encoding alpha/beta hydrolase is translated as MKKLITLFILLVMGQNAFSQITTETFSSGRLNRKQKIAIYKPEKYSDKDTYPLLVVLGAETLMEPVVSAVRYYEGYGDMPKCIVVGVIDANPEDVTIIDEVAHPMNESARFFEFVSAELVPYIQGKFPIASLKGIIATDEAGFLANYYLLQQKPTFNFFVSLNPIGTPRIGEEIAQALAAGSNHRIVYYMATTDVENKKNYERVVQLEKSIRTMPVHATVNYYFEEFKNLSINAVNLNGIARALDYCFDIYKPIGGKEFKTKIEPLETGIFDYLEKKYQTIYDYLGVKKKPTLNDVMATYTAITRSQDWESLQKLAKYVGDNGYFKTAMPDFFLAEYYEKTGDNKKALKTYQKSYTQPSIDFITGDLISERITRMKGTRTPKKSKKEVVPEVQEEVQPTEEVKPDEVKEEVKQE
- a CDS encoding adenylate kinase — encoded protein: MEIIKIRDKAFEPYVTADELQEIAERLASEVRTDLDGRVPLFVVVLNGAFMFAADFIRHYNADCEISFVKMSSYQGMHSTGKVKQLIGLDVDVEGRDVVILEDIIDTGNTLEELYRIFEDKKVASLRIATLFFKPDAYKKTLKIDYVGKPIPNRFILGYGLDFDGLARNLPQVYQLNTSMTNIVLFGKPGAGKGTQAAFLKDKYNLVHISTGDLFRYNISNATKLGKLAQSYIDRGDLVPDEVTIQMLQEEVEKNPEAEGFLFDGFPRTIAQAEALDAFLEGKGMSIRATVALEADDEVLVKRIVERGKVSGRADDQDETKIRNRFVEYNEKTAPLMDYYKKQGKYHSVDGIGTIEEITKRLSDTIDTIKG
- the obgE gene encoding GTPase ObgE, translating into MTEGNFTDYVKVYAASGNGGKGSMHLHREKFIAKGGPDGGDGGRGGHIIIRGNKNLWTLIHFKFQKHFQAGHGESGGANRSTGADGEDVYLEVPLGTIVKDAETEEILLEITEDGQELIALRGGKGGLGNWHFRTATNQTPRYAQPGLAGEERELLLELKVLADVGFVGFPNAGKSTLLSVITSAKPKIGDYPFTTLKPNLGIVEYRDYKSFVVADIPGIIEGAAEGKGLGHYFLRHIERNSVLLFLIPADSKDIVEEYHVLLNELSEYNPELLDKERLIAISKSDMLDEELTEAIKADIKDKLEGTPFLFISSVSGKGIAQLKDKLWAMIQ
- a CDS encoding thymidylate synthase, whose protein sequence is MQAYHDLLKYILTKGYSKDDRTGTGTTSVFGYQMRFDLNQGFPLLTTKKIHLKSVIYELLWFLKGDTNINYLTEHGVRIWNEWADAQGDLGPVYGHQWRNWNSEGIDQLSEVVHTLKANPDSRRIIVTAWNPSVLPDTSKSFAENVANGKAALPPCHALFQFYVAEGRLSCQLYQRSADAFLGVPFNIASYALLTMMLAQVCGLQLGDFVHTFGDVHIYNNHRTQVDLLLSRTPRKLPTMHLNPAKTDIFSFDYADFTLEGYDPYPTIKAAVAV
- the rfbC gene encoding dTDP-4-dehydrorhamnose 3,5-epimerase, which gives rise to MNVIKTALEGVVIIEPRVFADARGYFFESFSQQRFAEQVCDVRFVQDNESKSSYGVLRGLHFQKPPHTQAKLVRVVKGAVLDVAVDLRKASPTFGKYAAVELTEDNKRQFFIPHGFAHGFVVLSPEAIFQYKCDAYYASTSEGSLRWDDPTIAIDWHIPHSDIILSEKDKDAPLLKDLDFYF
- a CDS encoding peroxiredoxin, which codes for MSFVGKKFPNIEVNAMNDLGETFKINVFAEAVNNKKKVLLFWYPKDFTFVCPTELHAFQAALAEFEKRNVKVIGASCDTAEVHFAWLNTPKKQGGIEGVTYPLLADTNRNLARTLGILDAEEIYDEAANAYFYEGDDVTYRATYLIDEDGKVFHESINDMPLGRNVSEYLRLVDAYAHVQQYGEVCPANWQEGKEAMHADRKGVADYLSSH